Proteins encoded by one window of Massilia sp. NR 4-1:
- a CDS encoding type II toxin-antitoxin system RelE/ParE family toxin has product MAKLVWIESGWADAEHIFDFLAQTNPTHAAATLKNIRDALDILKHAPQIGRPAAKNCRELLIGRHHGGYTAVYRYDATTDMVLILKIRSQRQLPSS; this is encoded by the coding sequence ATGGCCAAGCTAGTATGGATAGAGTCAGGCTGGGCTGATGCCGAGCACATCTTCGATTTTCTAGCCCAGACAAACCCCACGCATGCAGCAGCGACGCTCAAGAATATTCGCGATGCACTAGACATTCTCAAGCATGCACCGCAGATAGGACGCCCGGCCGCCAAAAATTGTAGGGAATTGCTGATAGGTCGGCATCATGGTGGATACACAGCAGTCTATCGCTACGATGCGACTACTGATATGGTGCTCATTCTGAAAATCCGCAGCCAGCGCCAGTTGCCGTCTTCATAA